The DNA sequence ctggatattctttttatcaattctctggcatcttctcctccaacttaccaacaaccagaaagtagaatctgatcttagttaagttcaagaatcacagagcaccgcctccacagcagGCCCGGCAGAACGTGCCAGGTCCTCTGACCGTCACCAGTGGGACCGCCaagagccctctccagactcaaggcccgaggccgtaggccgggggtacacagattccctcactctccccagcaaagggggaccacctctcggcaaaggcatctcaccctcttctgcccgagggacagcacaatagatacacggggaaacagagcagaagttgggggtttaggcagcccagaagagctcgtctgtaattccgaggcaaagtggggccgttgacttaatcacagggacaaagtgaggatgaacatttctctgctctttcccatactccgtgatatgcctttccctgcataaggagttcattcggaggtccccggtggtgtttctgatgtcctaacatggcaagctggctgtcgggcaggaagagagggcctgagccgaacaggtgctgagcctgggaggcatgagacactggctccaagccagctcaaccagcgcctcgttctgcctctcgggattcagcatctcatctataagcaaagggatgagactgtcccaggaaaggctgcccaacagaaatgaaatgagagccatgtaaagaaagtttcccagttgccacatttaaaacggtaaacaaagaaacaaaccaacaaacaaaaaacaagtactagaagctgattttaagaacatatcttacataatctactgtatgtaaaatactatcattgtgacatgtaatcaatataggaagtaacaagatagtttatacGCTTTTAGTAGACAAACCTCAGcgtctcatgtgcatttgaaatacagcacatctcagctcagaccagcctcctccccagtgcttctagcatcagtggctgtggctactctattgaacagcaactccaggggtcccaccagggtcctggctgaaaagcaggagtaagtgtccacactaacactaaaaggatctctctgaaacaaaggtggattcacttttaaatgtctgtaaactggcgggctgcacctccctccccccttggctacaagacagtcCTATTccgtgctgatccctttctggatggagagaagaaacccggcacacagccagggtgaactggcctccaggtaaacttacctgctgtctgtgtccagtcccatgaagtcctccttctcaaatggcatgcagaggagtgggatcttgtccccagacttgtcaggggccccatccagccacttgaaCTTGAGCAatatgaagagtgactcagtgaagtcctcgatcctcttctccaccaccctgcagtcctcgtagattgaaggccacgtcggtgcatGGCTGCTtagctacctccccatgcagcacaaagacaaagagctgagagtcattaagcgtggtgccatacaactcctctgcacgtggagcttctcgaaggccttggccgagaggcagtcggtaatggtgacaaggtcCATGACATTGCAGAGGGTCTGGAAGACGTTCCATCCATtgtcgggcgcatagtggtgcctgttgTGCATACAGAGtgcgccctgggagctgcacgggctgatctggctcaccaaggagattcgcttatagatgcaaaagaaattctcctctgagatgatccccactggtTTGACCATCACGGGAAGTCTcatagtcctcagcacactgcacgtagccagggatgctcatgttgcaggccctgccgagaggggagaggagatcgaggtaaatattgtgctgtgggctgcgggcgcctctgggttgcggtgacctggtgtgtaccagccagaaggcaggggaagcccaagcaaatccaggggtacagtttgtccttcagAGCTTGCACATGGCTACCATAGCTCGGATcactttacccagcttttggtctaggcttcctgcccctgcagaggagggtcatttcttgttttctgtttccaagcccctagcaaggccctgatgcaaagtcactgctcaaaaatgctgaataaagaaatgaacaaaggaactgctttccgcaacccccttcagcagaatataaagaaaaggacaacagtaggagcaaaagatctggatttcaattccaatttatttgaaccccTAAGCtccagaataatggataagaaaacttgccttggggaggagggtacagttcagtggtagagcacgtgcttatcatgtacgaggtcccagtacctcattttaataaatgaaacaaataaataaacctaattaccctcctcaaaaaatactttttaattcaaaattcaaaaaacaccttgcaattgacacaacattgttaacttgactgtacttaaattaaaaaaaaaatccttgccttacaagaatatatctggattacggaagtttgcaaatgtaaaatgcctagggtaccacctgcataaaaaggggtgaaTACAAATTTACTATcactcctttatgagctatatttcctttggggtggttataacctctcagagctaattttctcagatttaaaaaaaagtaaacattacctgattctcagtactacttaagaatcagataaccctatgaaagcatctgacccacaatggttactcaataaatgtttgttgaatgaatgaataaacaagtaaaatgaatgctgctccctgccacagaccatcataatggtactgcctggaaatccaaagcccacgttccacccgtctctgcactaaacatgtgggtgacctgggcaggcctgtgtgcttctctaagctccagtttaatcgtgaatagaaatgagggcaataacacaaacctcaaattgttagtgagtcagtaatgaatcgtaccccaactttgcaagatggaaccataaGGAAAACTTGGCAAAGGGTCCacaggccctctccatattatctcttacaactacatgggaatctacattatatctcaaaataaaatttctacttttttaaagaggctattgaggttaaaaaagctcactgtctcaaaaaagtaacacacagaaaaaataggacaatgcccagcacatgagatacactcagttaactttcccactgaacccactggtccctccaacttcagagcaagaggatgggtcctcgtggcaagaggccactgcacctgaagctaacaaagctaatggtccccacttccaagagcccctgtcaccacccttgttctaattttgtatttgtaatttttttctttttattaaatagaaactcccaattgcatagccttcacctgactagacatcataatggcagcccttcaaaacctgaccacagagatcatgatggcagcccttcttggtgaaacaataaaatgaaaagccatttccacaagacctctgtgtaaatctactagggaacttcatcctggactgaggaagaggactggggaggaaggggcaatCTAGGGcatagagaactatgggccacctgtcccacgatggactttagactcaaccctcaccctccaggaaatttaaaatacacagcgacatagtgctatgggcaagatttgtttttttaaatccctgaatccctttAAGGTCTTGTTTCTAGTGAGACAcagattatgtgtataatgtttcacaaaagccttaaaatattatcaccccaacttgacacatcaagaaactgaggtagagaggtttatcacattgtacaagattaaagagaggccacgacagacaccatatttaaattgaagcccctgctccagtgctcacactagaaagtgtgacatactgccccttttctgccctctccctgcaataaatctctgaagagtattttctgtgacacctggaatcacaatcacatcaattttccacaaagagctatgtcactccttgcaggacgtaacaaaatctaaagtgggatgggaggagagatttgcattttctgtttctcaaaggaaacatggctttaaaagaaactaaaaagcacttatctagtgtaagccctcattgtgcagagaaagaaacggagggtcagaagagatgaggaaagggccttattaacaaatattgcctcagcgcagcaccaggccagacctgggcactgctgggggaggatctgggaggcccaggagaatgagtgttagaaaaccgaaagagaagaagcatacaaggccccgtctctacaccaccataacatgaaattccaccaaattacccagtatgggggcagccaataataaggtggggtaaacaggttacagaaacctggaagtctcaaccatagtggaaattccaacatttactatgtttttctcccagttcaagcatcaactcagtgggcactctgtaccagggactacactaggcatggagttctcccaaatacagatcacTATTACCACgagtgcaaaccacataaagtcCACCAGAAAAAAAGTGctcacagataagatggaattactgaaactgaaagcagccaaagagcttatattactaggaaaaacggtgctgctagaaatggactgatggacatagaaagcaaactgtgcttagcaggcaggaaaggggagattaacagatacacataaatataaaataaatgacaaggacctactatatagcacagggaactatattcaatttcttgtaatgagttctactaaaaacaatctaaaacatatgtatatacatatgcatatgtttataactgaatctctgctgtacacctgaaactaacattgtaaattgactacacttcaataaaaaataaattaaaaaaataagtaaaaataaaagcaacgccataaataaaaaaaaaaaagaatactgtaatccccttagctgtaggtgctggagaatcctggttgcaagcaccaagtccactggatcaatccagcactggctgtcactctttctgaccatcagagagtcacttggcttcactgaggttacttttctcttctgtgaaaggctacagtagcaactaacgatgtatagaatatcatcattcacaagcccaaacaattagtgaggacttcccatgggccaggctctggagagatgaaaagatacggtcccagatatattcatgggtagaagaaatttatgccataaagacattaattcttcctgttttgatacacagattcattgcaattctgattagaattcctaccagatatttcatggaatgtaacaagttaatttatggtcaggaataaccaagaaacttctttagaaacaccactggggaggggtgtgtATGTcactcatttccactggtctttctgatgtgatgaaaacgttctggtataataattgttgcacaactgtgaatatgctaaaagttgctgaattgtaccatttaaatggatggacttcatggtgtgtgaacaatatcacaataaagctgttatatgaaaaaatatttcttgacaattattttttcctctatactactagtctgccccacgatttaagaaaaacaaaaaaccaaaacaaaccaaactgtgccaggagctctttagggctgcaatgtccctgggtctccaacgcctctggtggtgctgttcctgttaacgcaccctagctgggctgggctagttagggactgtaactatctttttaaaatcgacggttacacgtttcaccctgggagagggaaggaaggaggatgtcacagcctcatgccttcagcccatttttaactgaaccaagccctgctttcaacactgtaatccctggcactataaaaacacgtgacatcaacaagcaccgccatcataacacctgaaagtttTCAAGGTACTTACGTGGGGCAGAAATACTgagggaggaaacagaagctcgctcagcactgaggatccactttcccgactccaccagaagctgggctttacagccggaggctctcagcccagggagtaGCGCCCACgccgctgagcttgtcctcagggagcaggaaaggaagagcagggcagccccggggtcgcggggcagggaaagcggagggggggtggaaacgcgggctgcagccccgctcggaggccagcccctgccccagcctccagcccccgtctgggtccgcagaccccgctcgcccgggacacagccctcccaggggcggggacgggccggcggccgaggggaggcagcccgggaggagaggactcgcgggcgggagaggggaaggtgtcgccagccgcggactgaggggagcctggCGGGGTGAGAGGCTGCAGTTGCACACCTGGCCATGGAcaggtgtggccggggcgccggggtaggtggcgcgggcagaggggtctgtcccgagcaattcagctgaacacaggctgactggcaccctggggggctgtgacatgccgaccgccctcccgcagccgcctgaccccaTTCCCGGGAGCCCCacaccttgcacttccacagccagaggccccggccccgggcaggagttaaaggcctaccggtcgacagagctgagCAGCCTTTGGGGTCGATCCCCGGCTCGGacctggagcttccaacccgcggtccagctggcaccgactgcccatgcgcaggagggccagcgatccactctgggttctgcgagagaaggtggggcagcgagggagggagaagatgggagggggaggagaggaggggaaaagtggagggagacagatggacaggaagagcagagaaaagggagggatctggagaggggagggtcgtagcggagatggagagaaaaagctttacctctgggggcaccccgaaggaggcggcagtcctgcctctgtaccattctgtaacccttcaaggcccgcagctcatgtccgatgcttctgcagaacccctatgggtatcacacccgttgcccccacgaggagctgggttttctgttgctctgggaaccaagcacccgcaggtgttgccactcagaactaccttgggaagagtacctattccccttttacactcTGGGAAAGaggcaggcatgatctctgccttagttcctctctcccaggtgttgggctggcggggagcggggtggtacaagatcagagccccagacacagcagactgcctgagtgttggtgcacagtctccatccctcctgggtaaaccacaccccaccctagtggaaccatcaagggctcacagtagttccctgggtgtgggagagctatcctcatgtaaaggaaaagcccagctgggctaacaagctaagtcacaaatctaagtttgataagtgtcggtttattGATCTAAATTCcactgggctaactcgtaaatctgaagtttagtgtcagtttactgggctaacaagctaactcgtaaatccaacctcaacaggtgtcagtaacgtgatctattacaagttgataagttccagtgtactgattccttgctttttgttgtttgagccttattggctaataccccttacttgtaattaaccctttaaaacctcatgtgcatgtcggaggtgctcagaacttcggagcagaagcccctctgagcccgccggcataataaatctgagtactctaaccctcccagtggtgcttgtttcttgctggcctgttgtttccataacactcagttccagtgcccagcttgctaggtatataggagtgttaccgagtccaaattcattctcttcagtgcaggacaggccaataagttgggagaccaggtgttggggcaaggaatagcaagtctctgtagacctagatggcaaactaatgtcctggaaaaccatctccccaagtcagaattcaggctcctttcctacgtgcttggttgttgcaatcttcctggtgtaggaattccttgttgttagaatcctttgttcttgcagctatctgcctgggtcaaatctctgtaaacctccaacaaaacaaacgttattttctattctgtaatttgttatctttttatgaatgaaaaagtgttaaatatccttaaaggtcagagccttcagaataggctctcctgtatatttcaggctctaagcaacattgttttacaagcaagatgaagcctaggagacagagcatagggttaaagtcaaatgaaaagatctaatatgcagtcagatttgttctgttctattacccgggcagaagccacttgaggatttaaatccctttaagttaaaaataactaaaactttaaaggaatttacatacatagttgggaatgtgcataccatatctggaaaagcatccaaaggatagtaaacagtggcatctccagggagggctggaagaacagaggatgagggtaaacttctttcacttgtgtatttttgtgctctgtttgaatttttttaaccatttgcatgtatttctttttcagttaaaagaatgtgtaatggagcaaaggagtaattagctcagcaaatacagcagccatggaatcactgagtcaatcacttttgacttaagccaggaagcatttattgactctctccaatgtgcccagtgcttttttaagacttcttttattattattatttattattattattactattattattattattattgttatttttattttatgaaataataaaaaggtaTCCCCCAtgcctgcccatggctggtggaaaaccaactgagtttttattgagttgttttccaaggagtagagatgagttataaactgaacacatcttcaggtcaaaacaggtggagtggttttacagcacgccagacagctatgaagggttttcaataaaggtgccagaggctgagagagaaagcctccagggccctacaaaaagctgcccaaactgccttctccatggcactactgaaataggaaagaacaaatctgactccatatttgatctgttcctttgactttaagaaaaccacgttaatacgctccggtcttttcatgggttatgatgtcacagaggcgacggacaggtcaacaagggaccactctgccgtgatcactgagccggggaacgggatgggcgtcaagatgtatgacgcagccataGCTGTGCCCttgcttctaggcaggtaaccaAAGTCGCCTAGACAAGGTGTCAaatacttgtgcccacgtcctcatcacctgacatgtattaaagagaactGGAAACCTATAAAAGGACAATACCATtcgtgggtacaccgtccaaagagcaaagtcacagtttgacaactggtcatcccggttccctgggattcattcttggagaaccttagaaaccactcctctgtccttaagaagtgctgcatatttgtcctatctttgactcagggatggagcatgttcaagttaactttaatgtctgcacagatttgactgtctttctccagtttcacttgtccattctaaagaggcctgagctaagtccatcctctgtaagatctattccctccagtgacagctcattgagcctgcaattaaaagccaactgaacaagactgtctgtcctcagctaaaaagttcacccacacttcactgctttcttaatctcctctcctggctaattgcaacagactaacacctccctctaccaagctccccaactatgtcagtttttctccccaaagagaaagtaaggtccataaatgaggagtcaactccatagtcacctctgaattcctagcatatagtaatgttaataaatagaactatgattatggcttctttcctttaaaacatttccggttatttgaatgagaccttggaagagaggtgtttgccgtccagtatcttgatccactagactctggaggcctttttcggaatggctgctcactgattcattcaaaccacagcttctcattccaggagtagctgtgcttctctgccaggagtttgtggtcactctcatgccagaagagctttaaactatatccttactttggatttgttattttcccctcttccaacaaaattgactttccttactgtcttgccttgaggaattttttttcctagttcaccctttagtaaaccatgcttctcgggatgggtttggccttacatatgatcagtcatccaactcccagtgtgagaggcttcgggctcacctcctgccctactgtcaaggcaactgaaactcagtacaggagccaacaggcaccccagggcttctaaggctcatgtatcacccagaatcTCTGCTtactggtttgtcttggcttctgaggatttcccctcactttcttgacaattagctgtgcagcttgaaagatgaggaaggaaggttttatttcttaattcgcattttaagaaacttgtgtaatgaaggttttcacaagtttctacaaccctccattgccgagacagaaaacacactagatattttctaagtttagccatcatgtgtattttttcttttgttttcttaacagcaaacagacatcttttaattaaaaaaaataaggccccaaataggatacagaaagggcatacaaaattaacgggcaaagacagaaaaatgataaatactctacaaggttaatataatacttactctatggatcagatcagcaattctcagtaacagctaattgaaatatgaccatgaggtaaaaggtctctcttgtcaggagatggctaatagaaaatagaattaaatcaacaaactaaaattctaagtctggcgaggtacaaaAGGCTACCAGAAAAATGTGTcatcttctggaaaggagggaggctcaccagctctttactgtggagcctgagcccaggggacgtcggtgaagtgagctctgtaagtacccaattagcaaagtgggtgatgaataaagagacgtgagctttgatgacagagatgatactactattcacttgtcctgtaaagtatgtcttcacgttcagtgatcaatacctcggcgtcctcagggattaagattataggaaaattcacagcctgggcccagacctcctctttgagcttgtgacactgcacttagatgtctcaagggcaactccaactccacctgcaaagagctgacttcacggtgctcctcccatagccatcctggccagggcccctggtcgggggggaaggtctctctgcctctcacagctcagtcccatcactcaaaGATGtcactggacccctccttcagggcccagatttcctcagtcaccgagtcccaccacccacacctgtcctaccagatactcactggcactcactcagcactgactctgtgctagGTACCATGCTGTACACTGTGCacatgttatctcactggatctccacagcagtcctgggaggtcggtacatcactgcttttattgattagataaattctttctcttccttgagtgcatcatccaaagtgacacggctactgagccacaaaactgggactgaaaaccacttgaaaattctacactcctacacctggcagccaccctaatctgactcaccacatcacctcctgctgagccttctaaatgcttctaagcattctacaagacaaaagtgatctacgagagcaccccactcccctacttaaaatctgtcaatgactgtccactgcccttaggagaaagccccaccgggcctgagcacagcccaacggcccggcatctgCGTTCCCTGCACGGCCTcaccgcctcacccaccacgcagctctacactggccgtgtccaggacagggatgctgactacGTACAaccggggctcgtctcaatcgaacaatgatcaccttcttcagtgtccacCCTCTacactgctgactctcagaaaaatgttttctcaggatgaatcaatatctttttccttacaacttcccgtcattgataatgagctccacccaaaagagagaagacttaattctcagtctccttatctgtaaagtgagaataacaaggaaatatgtgaggttttaagagaaataatactcatgtgaggctgagggacaattcccaacatacagtaagcaatcaatatgtgcttacttaatattaataagaatataatgcattccagcaaccttaactcaatgttttatggctatgtccaacagactacagacacactgttggacgaaccactttgagcagatcagcacaagcatactgggaaaggtaagcgctgactccggttacagctgcagccacccagcactatggggcgggggaaatttctcagactattacatgttccttgagcatttaattgtcactaatgaataaagacaggtattctttagtcaaagctcctgaaacataaatcttcaaagattgatgcaaattagatttcaagtacaacactctctctagaaattatttgataatagtcttagctcctctgcacatcaaaagggcatgttcttaatgtatctgactacaccaaaaatgttgtttaaaagaaattaagatgaagccatcctaaataagctctcagtatcatctgcacaaagccccacccaagggtctcatttctcacttccacataggtgttcaggtagattaacctgggtcttggtttcttataacacgggggtgggaagagttgtgtaTAGATTTATGTaacaaatataaacctagggtatttgctgcgtagaaatcttagaaataaacaaattgatatatagtcctaccctcaagaagctcagcctttccatttacaacagcattaaaaataaaatgagagatacatttaacaaaaatttacaagatttgtacattgaatattttgaagtatcaccaaaaaattttaaaagatctacatatatggaagacatcccatgttgatggaatggtagacaatattgttaaaaacgttaagactccccaaagtgatttacaaattcagtggaatccctatcaaaattccagctgacttctttgcaaaaattgaaaaacttatcccaaaattcatatggaagtgcaaggggcccaggacagccaaagctatcttgaagaagcagagcaaagtgggaggactcactttaaagggtactaaaaagctatagtactaagtcagtatcgtactggcataagtttggataaataaatctatgagacacaattaaacccagaggggaaaaacttacatttacagtcagttttccacaagggtgtcaacaacactccatggaaagaatagtctattcaacaaatggtgcagggaaagctgagtatctgcaggcaaaagaatgaatctggaatctggacccccatattttatataacaaataaaaattaattcaaaatggatcacagacagaaacgtaaaaactaaacctataaactttctaaaagaagacacagtataaatctttgaggtcctaggataggttttggtttcctagatacaatacgaagagcacaagtgatagaagaaaaaagcagataaactggacttcatcaaaattaaaacctttttgttacagagaacatcatcaagaaagtgaaatgacatggGAAGCGGGTATCTCAActgatagagtgcatgctgagcaagaaaaataaaataaatcaatacatctaattacctcacctgtaaagaaattgttttaatgtttaaaagaactaaagtgaaagcacaatctgcagaataggagaaaaattttacaaagcatgtatctaataagagactagtattcaggatatataacaaat is a window from the Camelus bactrianus isolate YW-2024 breed Bactrian camel chromosome 27, ASM4877302v1, whole genome shotgun sequence genome containing:
- the LOC141575217 gene encoding uncharacterized protein LOC141575217 encodes the protein MPVTELEACFQAVRVLAIQKRTLEASEFLQNEFYIHLRQNPEWIAGPPAHGQSVPAGPRVGSSRSEPGIDPKGCSALSTGRPLTPARGRGLWLWKCKVWGSREWGQAAAGGRSACHSPPGCQSACVQLNCSGQTPLPAPPTPAPRPHLSMARCATAASHPARLPSVRGWRHLPLSRPRVLSSRAASPRPPARPRPWEGCVPGERGLRTQTGAGGWGRGWPPSGAAARVSTPPPLSLPRDPGAALLFLSCSLRTSSAAWALLPGLRASGCKAQLLVESGKWILSAERASVSSLSISAPRPAT